The genome window aataagattgtgGAAGTGGGGTTACTTGCCTCCTGGTTGAGAAGGTGTTGCACAAAGTATACCTGAAAACTTTGGAAAGAACATTAACTCCCATTCAATTCAGTTACCTAGGTTCTGACACTTCTAGGAATACCTTTTGATGGGGTGGGATTAACTTGATTAGTAAAGATCATACTGAAAATCCAGTTAAAATATAGAAGAGGCGATCCTTGAAAACCCCAACTTTTATTCTTGAAAGACAGCTGGATAACTGGCAAAAGGCAGTTTGTTGAAATTTCAAGATGGTATAAAAATGCTTCCAGGATATAGTCAGCATATTCACGTTCACTTCAGCTCCATTCAGATGGATTTCAGCTTCCAAAAGGGCACGCAGCTTGACTCACTCATCCATCGTTTGCCAACTCTGATTGTGAGGTACTGATACAATGGATCaagttcttaaaaatttattttaaaagaataaatgttgcTGGAATTCTGGACCTGAGGATCTTTAGCGTTGAAACAAATCCACAGATTAAACTGAAGGTAGATGAAGACTTCAGTTTTGGTTATTTCGAACTTTTCTGTGAGGACTTATATTCCATTAAAGCTCAGGCTTGTAGCCACTGTTCCTTTTGTAGATATCTTCAAGTTTTACGGTTTAAAATTCAGCCAACCAGTGGCTGAAACTGCCGAATTAGCCACAAGTCACTGGCTCACACGGTGGAGCCACGGGGATCTGGCTCTCATTCATATCTGAGACACGACCTCCATATTTGGAGATCGGGGAAGAACTTCAGTGAGCAGCAACCAATCCACTCAAACAGTTTTCCTTGTGCTTTATGCCTGATTTCTTCTTGTGCCTACCTCAGCAACCCCCAATGTAAAACtgattttatctttgaaaaaattttgCCAACTTCCAAAATATAATAACGGATTCTAGTTCAAGGACTGACATCTGAATCCATTTGCATCCCGGAAAATAATTCTGCAAAGACAAGACATGGGCCTTGTTCCAGGTTCCAtgcaaaaccatttaaaaaaaaatggatcctATTTGTTTCTGTATTCCCTGGTGGTTTCTTGAATTCTTATTTTGCCCTGTCTATGACTACTTAAAGTTGCATTCCTTTTCATAAAACTTGTACCCTCAGAACTGGGTAACTGCAAATGCCTCTCTCTTCACAAGAATTCCATGAAGATCTAGATCCAAAACGCTGATTTCAATGGAGGTGAAGGGATACACACTATCTTAAGACCAGGTTACCCAGGTATAATACAAATTCAGCTGTCATCAGTGCGTCTGGATAACTCAAGAGGTGTTCCTTGGCCAATGTGCAAGGATCTACCCCACCCAGGATTATCCCGATGGATTTAGGAACCTCAGCTGGGAAGCAACAGAAGCTGAGACTTTTGCTCAAGTGAGGAGGCGCTGTTGTCCTCTCTTTGTAGGTTGCTGTCAATTCCTTGGAACTTTACTGCTTTTCTCTAATTGTCCGTGACTGTTCTCTCTTATGGTTATTTCtcttaattaactatattattttaaattttgttttcttcttctggggcctcCCTTGCTCCCCCTCCACTAGCTCACTGGGATGAACAGGAAGGGGGGCTCTCtagcggtggggtggggaggcccgTAGGGGAAGCTAGGCGTTTCAGTCCTcatccacctcctctccctctgacTCATCCCCGCCGCGTCGCTCATAAAGCTTGTCCCTCTGCCGCTCCTGGATCTCTTTCATCTCATCCGCATACCGGCAAAAGGCGCCCCCGAACTTGCCCCAGGCCTTGAATGGGACGGTAATGGCGTTGCGGTAGGACGGCTTCACCTCGCTCACGCGCAGAAACACTCCGTACTTGTTGCAGCCCACGTCGAAGAAGAAACGCTTAGAATCCACCGTGATGGAGGTGCCTTCCGGGAGCTCCCCGTACAGGCCGCCCCCGGGGCCCCCGGCACCGCCGCCCGGGCCCCCAGCCAGCTCGTCGTCCTCGCCGCCGTAGTCGTCGATGAGCTTGGCCAGCGCGTCGCGGAACTCGATGAGGCCCTGCGCGGGCAACGCGATGGTCTGGCCGCTCTGCAGGCCGCCGGGccccgggccgccgccgccgcggttGACCGTCTGACGGATGCGCAGAAAGCGGCCGCGCTGGTTCTCCTTGAGGTCCAGGTAGTACTTGCGATTCTCGCGCACCAGAAACTCGCTCTTGAGCGCGCGCCGCGGCCCACCGCCGTCCTCGGCGCCCGCTGCCGCTGCCACCTGCTCGGGGCTGCTGGGGCCCAGCTGCGCGTAGTGTTCGATGAAGTCGCCCAGGTAGTCGCGGAACTCGGCGGCCACCGCCATGGACAGCGTGAGGCGGCTCTTGGAGCCGCCCGCGCCCACCTCGGCGATCTTGAGGAAGCGGCCCTTGGCGTTCTGCTTCACGTCCAGGTAGAAGCGTTTGTTCTGGATGTCCAGCCGCTTCGAGGCCAGCTCCTGCGTCTCCTGCTCGCCGCCGCCGCGGGACGCGGGCTGGAAGCCGCCGGGCCCGCCACCGCCGCCGCGCTCGCTGCCGCTGTCGCCGTCCGCCATCTTCTCGGCCGCCGCCGCGCCCaggccgccgcccgccgcccgccgcgctCGCGCCCCCGCCCTCCGCCCTGCGGCTTGTTCTCCGGGGCCCCCCAGCCTCTCCCGGCGGCCCGCTCACGCACTCCCGCTGCTCAtcgcccggccgccgccgccaaCCCCCATcgcccccgcgccccgccccgccactTCCGCCGGGCCCGCTTCCGGCGCACGCCTCCGTGacaccaccccgccccgccccccacgtCCTCGCTGCCGGAAGCGCCGCGCATAGcggcggcggggcgcggggcAGTGACGTCACGGGCCCGCGGGGGCCCGGGGTCAGGGCGGGCTAAGCTGGGAAGGAGCTCGGGAAGCTTGTGAGCGACGGGAACAGTCTGCGTCCTGTCTGTGGTGGTGGCTTCAGAAGTATGTCAGAACTCACTGAAATGTACGCTTTAAATAAGTGCGGTTTATTCTAGAGAAATGATACAGTTATTTATAAGCAGAGAGGAATTAAAGGAGGGAGGATATGGGGGTCATCTGTACTCAAAACAAAACTAACCTTATAGGATTGCTGGATGATAAGCCGTGAGTGATATTTAGCGTAATACCTGAGTTatagtgagtgctcaataaatgtgcaCTCTTATTTTTAGTTCGTGGAATGCCGTACATAGTGCCTGGAACACGCATGATAACATCGTCACCGTCACAGCAACACAAGAAAAAATGATGGCCTGAACTAAGCAGTGGTAGTGGGGATGGAGCGCTTAGGAAAGGAGTTAACTTTTAGCAAACACCTATGTACAGGGACTGACAGCCATTTTACAAGAAGAATACGTGTTTCATGTGTTACATTGTGTGAAGAAAcaggaatgaatttttttttttttttttttttgtggtacgcgggcctctcactgttgtggcctctcccgttgcggagcgcaggctccggacgcacaggctcagtggccatggctcacggacccagccgctccgcggcatgtgggatcttcccggaccagggcacgaacccgcgtcccctgcatcggcaggcggactctcaacctctgcgccaccagggaagcccaggaatggatttttaaagtaaaaaaagtatGTCTTTCGGTGGGAGGAGGTGTGTGCTGAGAGTCACTctgcctgggtctgaatcccaTACTAGCTGTGAAGTCTTGAGCACTTCAGTTAATCTCTTAGTtgcctcacttgtaaaatgggaataatagtacctattttgtagggttgctgtgagaattaaatgagataatgcacataaagcaCATAAACTGGCACAGAAGAAGTATGCCCCgaggttttttttgggggggcggtttttttggccatggttCGGCCACGGTGCAGGGATCgatcctgggccccctgcagtggaagcccagagtcctaaccactggaccgccagtgaaGTCCCTTCCCAAGTATTTAATCACCGTTTTTCCTGTTTcataaaaaagacccaatcaaacaaaattatataatagCTATCAGCCAAACACAGGAGAGTCCAAGGGAAAACATCAAATCTGGGGCCTTGACCATTTCAATCCTGGAGAGGATTTGGACATTTCAAATCCCTAGGGAAGGAATGTGATGTCAGGCATCCCTTGGCCTTCATAAAAGGTGTCCATGAAGCTCCTCTAATTTCTTGCTAACCAGACCACTTCCCTGCCTAGGGGACCCCAACAGTCAGTTCATGTGAAGGACTCTCTAcccctctgttcatttttttttttttaaatgagcctgCCCATCCATTCCTttgtgagccttttttttttaaatttatgtattttatttatttacttttggctgtgttgggtctttgttgctgcgtgtaggctttctctggttgcagcgagcaggggctactcaggcttctcattgcagtggcttctcttgttgcagagcagggctctaggtgtgcgggcttcagtagttgtggcaggtgggctcattagttgtggctcgcgagctctagagctcaggttcagtagtcgtggtgcacgggcttagttgctccgtggcacgtgggatcttcccagaccagggctcgaacccgtgtcccctgcttggcagatggattcttaaccaccgcaccaccagggaagtcccactctctgttcatttcttatcAGTTTGGTTTTAATGAGTCCGGTTCTATTTAATGAGTTAAATCCAttgctttgtttcctttgaaatttCATTCTTGGCTTTTAAGCTGAgcatcttctcccttttcatctaTTCGACAATCAGACTTTTCCAGACTTTTTACagttcaattttttaatacaTGTGATGATATCATATATTTCTATTGAATATGTGATACTCgatattttatgtttaagtctaGTTTATCTAGAATACATTTTGGTGGATAGTATGAggtaaggaatctaaaaaatttcCTTCCAGTGACCAGTTGTCCcagtactatttattgaataaccCTTCAGGGACAGACCTCGAGGACAGGTGGAGATGAGTGTAGGTTATTTGCAGCAGAGGGTACATGTGATCCCAGATGGCGAGAGGTCTAGTTTGGCTGGAGACCAGGGTGTGTGAGGAGCGGGTGGTGAACAAAAGAGTGGGAGGCAGCTAAACCTGGGCCCGGCGGGGAGACCTTCACTTGGGGGCAGGGGACTGGGCTGGAGTCGAGAGGGAGCCCCTGGAGCCGTGTGAACAGGAGCGTGACGCCTCCTCTCTGTGCTTGGACGAGGTGACCATGGCAGAGGACAGCATGGGTGGGCTTGGTCAGGAGGCAAAGACCACATTGCCCACCCAAGCCAGAGGGGACTGGACGCAGCTGGTGGAGCGGCAAGGAGCCAGTAGGGCTTTTGGGGGCACGAGACGGGTCCAGATTTAAAAAACGAacgtggggggacttccctgctggtccagtggttaagaccccgtgctccccatgcagggggcccaggttcaatccctggtcagggagctagatcctgcatgccgcagctaagagcccatgcagccaaataagtacatattttaaaaaataaaaaattaaaaaccggACGTGGGGATGTGAGAGAGGAGTGAAGAGTGGTTTCAGCGTGTGTGCTCTGAGTGACTAGAGCCGAGGCCGTTGTTGGAGATGACAGGGGCACTGATTTGAGACTTCAGAGATCCAGATGCTGCAAACGTTAGGTGCTCCTCCCCTCCGTAATTCACAATAAACAGTACCCAACGGGAAGAGCTGCTCTGATGCATTTTTGGAATATCAGATTCTTCCCCCGGAAATTTATTACTTCTTGGTGGCCTTAGCACTTTCTGTGACTGCCTTTTGGCAAATCCAGCACGAGTGAGTGTGAATCTTAAGTACTGGCATGTTAAGTTTGAGGAGCCATCTGGGTGCCGGAGGAGGGGTGACTAAGCAGCTGTGGGACCCAGAGAAGTGGAGTCAAGAAGAGGGGCCGCAGCGGAGATGCGGGTTTGGGAGCCGCCAGCAGACAGCGTGGACTTGACAGCAGCTCCCAGGAGGCTGCATAGAGAAAACAGGGATAGGTGAACAAATGGGCAGGGAATGAGGCCAGGGGTCGGGTGTCACAGTTCATAGGGAACCTACACAAACACTTCCCGCCGTCCTGGAAACGTGCCTAGAATCGCACAGCTCTTAAGGGGTGGAGCGGAGGCTGCAGCTCAGATCTCCAATTCTGAATTCTGTCTTTGACGCTGCCACCTTGGGGGGAGCATGGAAGCCATTTGTCACAGTTTGAATGAGGGCAGGAGTATGGGTTGAGGAGCTGCCCCGGTGACAGAGGGGCTGGTAACTGGCAAAGAGAAGCATGAAGCTGCCTTGCCCAGAGATACTTGAGCCAGCTCCGAGGTTGGGGGAGCTTTGAGGGGGACTGGTTGTTGAGGGAGGTCCTGGAGATGGGTACAGGGTGCAGGGGAGTTGGGGGCTGGCCCTGGGAGGCAAGAAGGCATCCTTTGGCTTGTGATACCGGGGAGAGTGGAGGAGGGGCACAGGAGCTTCTGGTGGAGAGGAGAGCCGTTGGAGCCATTCGTGCGTCTgctccagggcccaagagtgagGCCACATGCTGAGAGGGAGGCCGTGAAGACATGGGAAGCTTGCACGGGACGAGACTCCCTGAATAGCCCAGGATCCCGCTAAGGCCGGGAAGAAGCACACTTTCTCCAGTCACTTAGAACAGCTTGGAGGCTGGGCAGGAGGCAGCAGATGGGAGCAGGCcttgccagggctggggagacCCCTGAGGCAGTGGGGGACAGGGGCCAGTGTCCTCAGATGGCCAGAGCCTTCTCCTGGTTTCAGGCCAGAAGGAGGAAGCGGTCAGACACTGTAGGGTGCACCTttgttttcctgttatttttcctATTAAGCTTAAAATTGAAACTCAGCACAATTGAAGAGTAATCCTTCTCACCCAGATCCCCCAAATGTTCGTATTTCACCATATTTGCTTCATCATCTCTCTGTATagtttttcttcctcctgaaccatttgagaataagtGGCAGACATGATGCCCCTTTACCCTTCAGCATCTTTTTCCCAAAACCAGGGCATTCTCTTGCCTAACCAGAGCACAGTGATCAAAATCAAGCAATTAACAGAGATCTGATACTCTTCTCTAATCGACAGACTTGAGTCAGATTTTGCCAAATGTCCCAATTATGTCCTTTGTAGCAACAGAAGGTCCCGTTGCATCCAGTGGGCCCTCATCCTTCTTCGCTTTACTCTGGAGCCACTTCGTTGACATACCCGAGGGGTGAAGGGGcgttattttgtagactgtctcTCACTTTGGATCTGGAGAAACTTCTTGACTTCGGTCTGAAAACCCACCCCGCCCTGGCTAGCTCAACTCCTCACAGCAAGCGAAATGCTGCCCGCCACCCAGATGAGCCTTGGTGCCAGAGCAGGGGGGAAGACGAGGTGGTAGAAGGTTCCAGAGTCAGCAGGGAAGTCAGGAGTGGCAGGCGAGActcggtgggggtggggagtcagTGTGTTCGTGACCAAACCTGCAGTGGAAACTGTCCGCAAGCCTTCCTGCCGCGCGCTGCTCGGAAGCTGCGTGACCTCCTCGCCTGCTCCGTCCTTTCCCATCCAGGAGAAAACTTCACT of Physeter macrocephalus isolate SW-GA chromosome 5, ASM283717v5, whole genome shotgun sequence contains these proteins:
- the PURB gene encoding transcriptional regulator protein Pur-beta, producing the protein MADGDSGSERGGGGGPGGFQPASRGGGEQETQELASKRLDIQNKRFYLDVKQNAKGRFLKIAEVGAGGSKSRLTLSMAVAAEFRDYLGDFIEHYAQLGPSSPEQVAAAAGAEDGGGPRRALKSEFLVRENRKYYLDLKENQRGRFLRIRQTVNRGGGGPGPGGLQSGQTIALPAQGLIEFRDALAKLIDDYGGEDDELAGGPGGGAGGPGGGLYGELPEGTSITVDSKRFFFDVGCNKYGVFLRVSEVKPSYRNAITVPFKAWGKFGGAFCRYADEMKEIQERQRDKLYERRGGDESEGEEVDED